In Callithrix jacchus isolate 240 chromosome 18, calJac240_pri, whole genome shotgun sequence, one DNA window encodes the following:
- the FCRL1 gene encoding Fc receptor-like protein 1 — MLLRLLLLICAPLCEPTGLLLIASPSRPTEGSPVTLTCKMRSLQRSNAQFQFCFFRDSRALGPGWSGSPKLQIAAMWKEDSGSYWCEAQTTTSKVLRSPRSQINVQRIPVADVSLETQPPGGQVMEGDRLVLICSVALGTGNITFLWYKGAKGLNLQTKTQRSLTAEYEIPTVRESDAEQYYCVAENGYDPSPSGLVSITVRIPVSRPVLRLRAPRAEAVVGDVLELHCEARRGSPPILYWFYHEDVTFGSSSAPSGGGASFNLSLTAEHSGNYSCEANNGLGAQRSEVVTLNFTVPTGDRSNHLTSRVVEGLLGTLGPVTVALLFCYGLKRKIGGRSARDPLRSLPSPVPQEFTYLNSNSPTPVQLQPVYENVNAVSGDEVYSLVYYNQQEQESAAAETPGAHRKDKVSLDIYARPRKANMTDVDYEDAV; from the exons CTCCACTCTGTGAACCCACTG GGCTGTTGCTGATAGCCAGCCCCTCCCGCCCCACAGAGGGGAGCCCGGTGACCCTGACCTGTAAGATGCGTTCTCTACAGAGGTCAAATGCCCAGTTCCAATTCTGCTTCTTCAGAGATTCCAGGGCCttgggcccaggctggagcggcTCCCCCAAGCTCCAGATCGCCGCCATGTGGAAAGAAGATTCAGGGTCTTACTGGTGCGAGGCACAGACAACGACATCCAAAGTCTTGAGGAGCCCGAGATCCCAGATAAACGTGCAAA GAATCCCTGTCGCTGATGTGAGCTTGGAGACTCAGCCCCCAGGAGGACAGGTGATGGAGGGAGACAGGCTGGTCCTCATCTGCTCAGTTGCTCTGGGCACAGGAAATATCACCTTCCTTTGGTACAAAGGGGCCAAAGGTTTAAACCTTCAGACAAAGACCCAGCGTTCACTGACAGCAGAGTATGAGATCCCTACAGTGAGGGAGAGTGATGCTGAGCAGTATTACTGTGTAGCTGAAAATGGCTATGATCCCAGCCCCAGTGGGCTGGTGAGCATCACTGTCAGAA TTCCCGTATCTCGCCCTGTCCTCAGGCTCAGGGCTCCCAGAGCTGAGGCTGTGGTCGGGGATGTGCTGGAGCTTCACTGTGAGGCTCGGAGAGGCTCTCCCCCAATACTGTACTGGTTTTATCATGAGGATGTCACCTTCGGGAGCAGCTCGGCCCCCTCTGGAGGAGGAGCCTCCTTCAACCTCTCCCTGACTGCAGAACATTCTGGAAACTACTCCTGTGAGGCCAACAATGGCCTGGGGGCCCAGCGCAGTGAAGTGGTGACACTCAACTTCACAG TGCCTACAGGAGACAGAAGCAATCATCTTACCTCAAGAGTCGTTGAGGGGCTGCTCGGCACCCTTGGACCTGTCACCGTGGCCTTATTATTTTGCTAtggactcaaaagaaaaatag GAGGACGTTCAGCCAGGGATCCACTCAG gagccTTCCCAGCCCTGTACCCCAAGAGTTCACCTACCTCAACTCAAACTCACCTACCCCAGTGCAGCTACAGCCTGTATATGAAAATG TGAATGCTGTAAGTGGGGATGAGGTTTATTCGTTGGTGTACTATAACCAGCAGGAGCAGGAATCAGCAGCAG CAGAAACCCCGGGGGCACATAGGAAGGACAAG GTTTCCTTAGACATCTATGCCAGGCCGAGGAAAGCAAACATGACAGATGTGGACTATGAAGACGCTGTGTAA